The following DNA comes from Quercus robur chromosome 1, dhQueRobu3.1, whole genome shotgun sequence.
aaaaaaaattcttataaaacATGTATAATTGTAtttctataattgttttttggtCACTTATGTGGATGTGAATCccaccacctttttttttttttttttttttttttttttaaagaattgagGTCTCAGTAAGGCATTCAACCGGCACAGTATaacattatataatttatttatctgATCATATCCCGTATTATCTAGCTACTAGGATCGCAAcgtttaaaacataaaaacaaaaaattttaaaaaggacAGACTTTGTTTTTAGTCAATGGTACTAAAATAGTTATTATCCCATCCCCAAGGTCTCCACGAAAACATGATACAGAATTCATGCTCATTGTTCCTGCTAGCTAGCATTCTTTAGTTAAAGAATCATCATATAggaactaaaaaatattatgaaaatgaaGGAAACCAGTAGACTAATGGTGTGACATTCCATCTATATAAACACATACTTCATAGCCTTAATTGCACACCAATTTGGAAGAAGTACCTGGGCTAATAGTATTATTACCCATGGCTGCTCTTCAATCTCTTCTAGTGTGTGTTATATTTGCTTTTGCTGCCATTCTGATCCCTACAAGTACATCTGCACAATTAAGTGCTGATTTTTACCAGAAAGTATGCCCTCGGGCATTGCCTGTCATAAGATCCGTTGTCAAGCGGGCTATTATTCGCGAACCACGCATGGGAGCATCACTACTTCGCCTTCACTTCCATGATTGCTTTGTTAACGTAAGTGTGATGTGTGTTTTTCCTTAAGATTTGCTTCTTATTGTTCCATTAGATATGTTTAGCTTCTTTTTTGCACTAGGCATTTGCTTGGGCATAAACTTCTTTCTAAAAACTCAACCGTACCTCAACTAGCAGTGGCATCTGGTCAGTGCTTGTAGTACTAATTACTTGGTCATGTCTTAGACAAGAAATAACATTCGAGTAGGTGAGTAAagcattacattattttcagGCTTATTTCCATTGTTTGCAGGTCAATGAAACTAGTCAATTACTATTCAGGAACAATGAAGTTGATGTTCCCGATaccatattttaaatatataattccaTATAAATAACTCCAATTTGGTGCaagaaataattgaaaatttggcaTCATGTTGTTTCAAAAGCACACTGGAGAAAATTACATTGATCCAAGATGACTTTGAGCCTTATGGTATATAATATACAGAAAGgttaacaaaaaacaaatgggGCTTGGATAATGAAAAGGGATGTAGGATTAACTTACCAACTACAAAGTCTAAGTTActagtaattaatttttaagtaaTTAAACCCTATTCTTGAATGCTCAAGACGTGTTTGCAATGACAGGGTTGTGATGGATCAAATCTGCTAGATGACACGGCAAACTTCACTGGTGAGAAGACAGCGCTTCCAAATTTGAATTCACTTAGGGGTTTTGATGTTGTCGATGAAATCAAAGCAGCAGTTGACAAACATTGCAATGCCAGTTTGGTTTCATGTGCAGATATCTTAGCTTTGGCAGCTCGTGATTCTGTTGAAATTGTGAGTGTTGATATAAAAATCTTCTATTCCATGTAAATATAACAAATTTCCTAATACAAGGTCATAATATATCTTATTCTTGTAACTTGTGTTTTAGTTGGGAGGTCGTTCCTTTCGCTACAAAGTATTATTAGGCAGAAGAGACGCAAGAAATGCAAGCAGGAACGACGCAAATACCAATCTTCCACCCCCATTTTTCAGCTTCTCTCAGCTTATCTCTAACTTTCAAGCTCATGGGCTAGACTTGAAAGACCTTGTTGTCCTCTCAGGGGGCCACAGCATAGGACTTGCTAGGTGCACCACTTTCCGTGCTAGGATTTACAATGATACCAACATTGTCAAAAGCTTTGCAGCCTCCATGCAACAAGGGTGCCCTGTAAATGGAGGAGATAACAACACAGAGCCACTGGATGCAACTACAACGAAATTTGATACAGTGTACTACAAGGCTTTGCTGAAAAATAAGGGCCTCCTTCATTCTGATCAGGAGCTCTTCAAGAATAACGGTAGTGACAGTGATAAGCTAGTGCAGTACTACAGTAACCACCCTCGCGGCTTTGCTAAAGACTTTGGTGTTTCCATGATCAAGATGGGTAATATGAAACCTCTCACTGGCAATTTAGGAGAGATCAGGTTGAACTGCAGAAGAGCCAACTAAAACAGAAGAATGAACTTTATTCCAGCATATTCAATCCTCTTTGAATAAAGTGGCAACTATAAAATTTGCCCACCAGATTTTAACAATCatttgctggttttttttttttttttttttaactatcaaTGTTAATGGCATATCAAGTGTGTACTATTTTTGTTatgtaattgaaaaataatgacTATTTATTTCTAAGTTGATGCTTACAAAGTTAAAATTAGCATACAGTTTGCAGACCTTTTGGTCAACTTTAGGTTTATATAAAATCATGAGAATACCGAAAGTTTTATACAAAATCATAATCATAAGAATACCATAACTTTCGGGAATCATAGTTTTGTATAAAATCTAATTGTGCTGTTATAATATCACAGTAGTTACAAAACATAGAACTTTTTAGAACTGACTATTGAAGATGTAACTATTTAAGTCTTTGATcgatttttctcaaaaaaaagtctTTATACCATAGACATAGGTTATACTTTGGGCCTATGCTATCATGGTCTATTCacaaaacataataaatttgaTTGGTGCTATTTCAGTAAATTCAGTTTGAAACTATtgttaatctatatatatatatagaaaaaatttaaagaaaattcaattagattctataattgaaatccaattttgcgtcatctgtcctaaattatttatttttagagagagttttacttcttaatttttgaGTAAAATGTGagaccatatcataaatatttatccaagtgaattattgcgtacaaaaccaaagagtttagaattaatgagcattaaaaaaaaaattaaatggacaatttacattttctacttaataatattcttacaagaatttttaaagagttaatatatatatatatatatatatatataaatgagtaTCAATAATATGCATGGAGTTACAAGCTAATATATCTTAATGTAAAAATGATTATCTTAATgtaaaaatccaattaaattttaaattggagtATAATTTTGCGCTACGtgtttcttctaatttttaaatttgtgtgttaagtgaattattaggtataaaaatcaaagagtctaaatttaattagattctaaattgaattttaattgaagttcaattttgtgccatgtatctcctttttttaaaaatttttgtggcaagtaaattattagatgcaaaaataaaaaaatctagatccaattagattctaaatctcatatatatgtgtgtgtgtgtgtaattatgattgtttttaaatgtacatGTAATTGTGCATATGCACGGggttatatattaattttattataaaactaagagccttgtagctcaatgaTATTTCGAATTCTTGATGTCTCTAATTAAGGTGATAGTATCTCCTGTGTCAGTTTCATGAGATCGGGGCATACAAGATTTTCTCCTAATTAAGGCATTCAACATTCAAATCCCCCTACCCAATTATCCATTTATCaagaaataaattattacaaataatttataaaccaagataaaaataaatgtgattgaCATTATATCAGTAACATAATAAATTCCTGAAAAAAacaacataataatttttttatatatattttgttaaaaactttcacatcattttataaGATATTAcatatgtagtaaaatttagaGTCCCTAAATCACCCTCAACAACGTTAATCCATTCATCTTCTTTCTTATAGTCTCTTTGACATGTAGAAGTACTAGAAGTTATTTGCCACCTACCATATTCTTGAAACCAGCATTATACAAGATCCTTTGGGAAAATAGTAGTttaaagaaaagggaaaggatTAATTAGTCCCAACTAAGTTAAAGATCAGCAGGTTCAGCTCCTGTACATGTGGGCttgtattagttttttttttttttttttttttttttttttttttttttaatattaaaatttgttaattgtTGCAAGTggataaaattacaattattcttaatttaaaaaaaataatacttaaataaataacctaTAAGTAGGTTTAAAAAGCTTATCCATACGCAAGTCTCCTGAATTAATTTGTAAGCAAACAATATTGGAACCTGGATTAATTTCTTCCGCGACATCTGAGTTTGTGCTGCCTATCGTGCCATAAACAATCCAAAAAAGTTCAGAAAACAAATTCTAGATATAATTGAAGAATGAATGAGTACTATAAGATGAACATAAAATAGCTTATCTTTTCGCACTACACGTTAGATATAATCATGTTTGGTACCTCTACCTTCACAACGTGCTTCCCTTTTCTTTGGTATTAAACTCTCCGTTTGAGAAGACGCCCACCGCCCGGGGGGGGAGgagaattttataaatttattttgtattatgtGTAAGTATTGACACTTTAAATATTTAGCTACAAAAATAGAAGTTGGCTCCCCAAATGTTTGAGTTAGTCCAATAATGCTCTTAAAAACTAATAGAATTTGTCAATTGgtctagtagttatagagataatgtagtttttttttttcttctctaattcGTTTTTTGTACATGTTTAATATCAAACTAAACAACTTTTATATACTCATTGgaatttaaaagatgataagttttcttaaaaattatcttgcaaatatatatatatatattttaaagttgttaattttatatacaatatttataaattatgatcTACTCTAATAtcaaaagttaaaatattaatgtttatatttgtGCACGTATGTTTACGCGTGTACgataatttattttgacttgaaactaatatattaatatcaaaatttaatcTCCGAAACAAAAAATCCTAGTCCTGCCCCAGTGTGAAGGCAGATGAAACGTCCAAGGTTCCCTTAATATTAGCTCTGCACTGCCGGAATTCGTTTTGCAAGTTCTGGGATGTGTGTGGTACATGCATGTTTTGAGTTGACCTTTCCACCGATTTAATGACTTTTGTTTGTCCCATAGCTCTGCAGTGTTTATTATACACATTGCGTGGATCTACATGccgactcaaaaaaaaaaaaaaaaaagagtcacaaAGATAGTTTATTTTGGACAATACGTGGATCCACACGTGTGTAACATGTATGAAACACGTTTCTCCCTTAATATTAGCTGTGACCTGCCTTTTCGATGAagtttgtgattattttttcaGGTTgggttttttaaattaaattaggaCTAGTTGGATAGATAGAGGTGGTGAAATCAAACCTTTGCTATATTTGAAAGGCTGTATACACTGCACACACTTTGACATAGCAGAAAATGTGAGATTTAATTTGGGTCTATGATCCGGCAAGTTCTTTTAGAATGCGTCAaactaataatataatataaaagctACTTGGAAAagtaaacacttttttttttatcattttgtgaAGTTGGGTTGGTAGAAAAAACCCGTTATAGAAATTGGATGGAGATAAGGATGGAATACTTAAAGTATTGCACCTGATACAAAAGTAATGAATGATtgaaattgaaagttgaaaaaaataactttcaataTTAATCTCGGGGATGGATAGAAACTCTAGGTGCAGTCGTGCAggtatatttgtttatttatgttattGCTTTGTCAAACAAAACTAGTCATTTgaatgagatgggttcaagtaatatttagtg
Coding sequences within:
- the LOC126727352 gene encoding peroxidase P7-like isoform X3 → MAALQSLRVCVIFSFAAILIPTSTSAQLSADFYEKVCPGALPVIRSVVEKAINREPRMGASLLRLHFHDCFVNGCDGSNLLDDTANFTGEKTALPNLNSLRGFDVVDEIKAAVDKHCNASLVSCADILALAARDSVEILGGRSFRYKVLLGRRDARNASRNDANTNLPPPFFSFSQLISNFQAHGLDLKDLVVLSGGHSIGLARCTTFRARIYNDTNIVKSFAASMQQGCPVNGGDNNTEPLDATTTKFDTVYYKALLKNKGLLHSDQELFKNNGSDSDKLVQYYSNHPRGFAKDFGVSMIKMGNMKPLTGNLGEIRLNCRRAN
- the LOC126727352 gene encoding peroxidase P7-like isoform X1, whose product is MAALQSLLVCVIFAFAAILIPTSTSAQLSADFYQKVCPRALPVIRSVVKRAIIREPRMGASLLRLHFHDCFVNGCDGSNLLDDTANFTGEKTALPNLNSLRGFDVVDEIKAAVDKHCNASLVSCADILALAARDSVEILGGRSFRYKVLLGRRDARNASRNDANTNLPPPFFSFSQLISNFQAHGLDLKDLVVLSGGHSIGLARCTTFRARIYNDTNIVKSFAASMQQGCPVNGGDNNTEPLDATTTKFDTVYYKALLKNKGLLHSDQELFKNNGSDSDKLVQYYSNHPRGFAKDFGVSMIKMGNMKPLTGNLGEIRLNCRRAN